The following coding sequences are from one Formosa haliotis window:
- a CDS encoding MarC family NAAT transporter, which yields MELFLATFGALFSIMNPLGTVPVFVGLSSEHTKKERASIAFWTSLNALIIVLLSFFAGTYILSFFGISINALKIAGGLIIASSGFALLTGKFAEHKGMKRQRVEEDIKTRNEISLTPLAMPMLAGPGTISLLIAYNQEFTEIKEISIIIAALVFTTICIYLILKSSYLIVKCLGASGINALSRIIGFIVIAIGIEYVISAVVNIVNIQFLK from the coding sequence ATGGAATTATTTTTAGCCACATTTGGTGCTCTATTTTCAATAATGAATCCCTTAGGAACAGTTCCTGTATTTGTAGGATTGTCTTCAGAACACACGAAAAAGGAACGTGCGAGTATCGCCTTTTGGACCTCTTTAAATGCCTTAATTATAGTGTTGCTGTCTTTTTTTGCCGGCACTTATATTTTGTCTTTTTTTGGAATAAGTATTAATGCTTTAAAAATTGCTGGCGGACTTATCATTGCGTCTTCCGGATTTGCATTGTTAACAGGAAAATTTGCCGAGCATAAAGGCATGAAACGCCAACGAGTAGAAGAGGATATTAAAACCAGAAACGAGATTAGTTTAACACCCTTGGCCATGCCTATGTTGGCGGGTCCTGGTACCATTTCGTTATTAATAGCCTACAATCAAGAATTCACAGAAATTAAGGAGATCTCCATAATTATTGCCGCGTTAGTTTTTACAACCATTTGCATTTATCTTATTTTAAAAAGCTCTTACCTTATAGTAAAATGTTTAGGAGCTTCGGGCATAAATGCGTTATCACGAATAATTGGTTTTATTGTAATCGCTATTGGGATAGAGTATGTTATTTCTGCAGTTGTAAATATTGTAAATATTCAATTTTTAAAATAA
- a CDS encoding aldo/keto reductase — translation MEYRTIGTSDLKLSAITFGAWAAGGWMWGGTEQRDAIKAIQSAFDFGVSAIDTAPIYGMGHSENIVGAAIKELPRDQVQLVTKFGLRWDATEGDFYVNSKDNSGKPISIYKNASKTSIIKECEDSLKRLGTDYIDLYQIHWPDKTTPIQETMEAVAQLIQAGKVRYAGVCNYDVAQLEEAKKYVDIISNQVPYSMINRDIEKDIVPFTLNHNMSILAYSPLQRGLLTGKMQAGHKFAEGDHRQNLAFFKDENIKQTAAFLNTLQPLAEAKQASISQLVLRWTIEQPGVTIALAGARNAEQAIQNAKAIDIKLTAEELQFISTNLDELKLNL, via the coding sequence ATGGAATATAGAACTATTGGAACCTCTGATTTAAAATTATCGGCTATTACATTTGGAGCTTGGGCTGCTGGCGGTTGGATGTGGGGCGGAACCGAACAACGTGATGCCATAAAAGCCATACAATCTGCTTTCGATTTTGGGGTAAGCGCTATAGATACCGCTCCTATTTATGGTATGGGACATAGCGAAAATATTGTGGGAGCTGCCATAAAAGAATTACCAAGAGACCAAGTACAATTGGTTACCAAATTTGGTTTGCGATGGGATGCCACAGAAGGTGATTTTTATGTAAATTCTAAAGATAACTCAGGTAAACCCATTTCGATTTATAAAAACGCGAGTAAAACTAGTATTATAAAAGAATGCGAAGATAGCTTGAAACGCTTAGGCACAGACTATATCGATTTATACCAAATACATTGGCCCGATAAAACAACGCCTATTCAAGAGACTATGGAAGCCGTAGCCCAATTAATTCAGGCGGGAAAGGTGCGCTATGCTGGAGTATGTAATTATGATGTTGCTCAGCTAGAAGAGGCGAAAAAATATGTCGATATCATTTCTAACCAAGTCCCTTACAGCATGATAAATCGTGATATCGAAAAAGATATAGTACCTTTTACATTAAACCACAACATGTCTATTCTTGCTTACAGCCCTTTACAACGTGGGTTACTAACTGGAAAAATGCAAGCCGGACATAAATTTGCTGAAGGTGACCACCGCCAAAACTTGGCCTTTTTTAAAGATGAAAACATTAAGCAAACCGCTGCATTTTTAAACACTTTACAACCTTTAGCCGAGGCAAAACAAGCCAGTATTTCTCAATTGGTTTTACGTTGGACCATAGAACAGCCCGGTGTAACCATTGCCTTAGCAGGAGCTAGAAATGCCGAACAAGCTATACAAAATGCCAAAGCTATAGACATTAAATTAACCGCAGAGGAATTACAATTCATATCGACTAATTTAGACGAGCTAAAACTAAACTTATAA
- a CDS encoding DUF2200 domain-containing protein: MKVTDKHNERIANMTFASVYPHYIAKVEKKGRTKAELHEVISWLTGFDELQLEKLIAEKVTFETFFKEASLHPNAHLITGVICGYRIEDIDNTLTQQVRYLDKLVDELAKGRKMDKILRTV; the protein is encoded by the coding sequence ATGAAAGTAACAGACAAACATAATGAGCGTATAGCTAATATGACTTTTGCATCGGTTTATCCCCATTATATAGCCAAGGTTGAGAAAAAAGGACGAACTAAAGCAGAACTTCATGAAGTTATTTCTTGGTTAACCGGTTTTGACGAATTACAATTAGAAAAATTAATAGCCGAAAAGGTTACTTTTGAAACCTTTTTTAAAGAAGCATCTTTACACCCGAATGCCCACCTCATTACAGGCGTAATTTGTGGCTATAGAATTGAAGACATAGACAACACTTTAACCCAACAAGTAAGGTATTTAGACAAGTTAGTAGATGAGTTAGCTAAAGGGCGTAAAATGGATAAAATACTGCGAACTGTATAA
- a CDS encoding multidrug effflux MFS transporter has product MLKKETKNQFEFIALMASLMSIVALTIDALLPAIPNIGLAIGNQNSTDLQLLVTMIFLGFGLGQLILGPLSDSFGRKPIMYLGFFIFLLASIVCITAESLVWMLVGRIFQGIGLSAPRTLCISIIRDSHKGDYMARMMSFVTAFFILVPIIAPALGQFILNHFDWHYIFYTQLFFGAIVIFWFWKRQPETLHPEYKIPFNKHVFINGFTELLKFKEAIIFTMLSGFITGAFMVYLSASQHIFEAQYGLGDKFPLVFAGLAFSIGLSTLLNGTLVVKFGMRNLAFAALTVFSGASILYVILFWNSANPSLSVLIPFLIIQFFSLGFIFGNLRAIAMEPIGHIAGIGAAITGFISTLIAIPIATIIGEYVTDTALPLFLGFAICGSLSVGVFIIMRRRRTSALAVAKY; this is encoded by the coding sequence ATGCTAAAAAAAGAGACTAAAAATCAGTTTGAATTTATTGCTTTAATGGCTTCATTAATGTCTATAGTTGCATTAACTATAGATGCATTACTTCCTGCAATCCCTAATATTGGCTTAGCTATAGGAAATCAAAACAGTACCGATTTACAACTTTTGGTAACCATGATTTTTCTAGGCTTTGGTTTAGGGCAATTAATACTAGGGCCACTCTCCGATAGTTTTGGTAGAAAGCCTATTATGTATCTTGGATTTTTTATTTTTTTATTGGCTAGTATAGTTTGTATCACTGCCGAAAGTTTGGTTTGGATGTTGGTTGGACGTATTTTTCAGGGTATCGGACTTTCTGCACCTAGAACCTTATGTATTTCTATTATTAGAGATTCACATAAAGGCGATTATATGGCAAGAATGATGTCTTTTGTAACTGCATTTTTTATTCTTGTGCCTATTATTGCTCCTGCTCTGGGTCAGTTTATATTAAACCATTTCGATTGGCATTATATTTTTTATACCCAGCTATTCTTTGGAGCTATTGTTATTTTTTGGTTTTGGAAACGTCAGCCTGAAACCTTACATCCAGAATATAAAATACCATTTAATAAACATGTATTTATTAATGGTTTTACAGAATTATTGAAGTTTAAAGAAGCCATTATTTTTACGATGCTTTCGGGTTTTATTACAGGAGCTTTTATGGTGTATTTAAGTGCTTCGCAACACATTTTTGAAGCGCAATATGGTTTAGGCGACAAATTTCCTTTAGTATTTGCTGGTTTAGCTTTTTCTATAGGATTATCTACTTTATTAAACGGAACCCTTGTTGTTAAATTTGGAATGCGCAACTTAGCTTTTGCAGCACTAACCGTTTTTTCTGGAGCTTCAATATTGTATGTCATTTTATTTTGGAATTCTGCAAACCCAAGTTTATCGGTATTAATTCCTTTTTTAATTATTCAATTCTTTTCCTTAGGATTTATTTTCGGAAACCTAAGAGCTATTGCCATGGAACCAATTGGTCATATTGCTGGAATTGGGGCTGCTATTACGGGGTTTATATCTACTCTAATTGCTATTCCTATTGCTACAATTATTGGCGAATATGTAACCGATACGGCTCTTCCCTTATTTTTAGGATTCGCCATTTGCGGTTCGCTCTCTGTGGGAGTATTTATTATAATGAGACGTCGAAGAACATCAGCTTTAGCCGTAGCGAAGTATTAG
- a CDS encoding Crp/Fnr family transcriptional regulator: MIEIRAYIESTVPISDADWKLFSSKLKARTFKKKERILEVGQVEHYISFINSGIARFLIPNEDEDKDVTFGFCFENEFVSAYDSFLTQKPSLYALEALTDLSIWSVSYSDLQEVYNNTEVGNLIGRLSSERLFLIKSKREQSLLNETAEQRYLNLFTERPNLLKDIPLKYIASYIGVTAQALSRIRKRIS; encoded by the coding sequence ATGATTGAAATTAGAGCATATATAGAATCTACTGTACCCATAAGTGATGCAGATTGGAAACTGTTTTCTTCGAAATTAAAAGCACGAACGTTTAAAAAAAAGGAACGTATTTTGGAAGTTGGACAGGTAGAACATTATATTTCGTTCATAAACAGTGGTATTGCTCGATTTTTAATTCCGAATGAAGACGAAGACAAAGACGTTACTTTTGGGTTTTGTTTCGAAAATGAATTTGTTAGTGCTTACGATTCTTTTTTAACGCAAAAACCTTCTCTATACGCTTTAGAAGCTTTAACCGATTTATCTATTTGGAGTGTATCGTATTCCGATTTGCAAGAGGTTTATAACAATACAGAAGTTGGAAACTTAATAGGGAGATTATCTTCAGAACGCTTGTTTTTAATAAAATCTAAACGGGAACAATCCCTATTAAATGAAACTGCAGAACAGCGGTATCTTAACCTTTTTACCGAACGTCCTAATCTGCTTAAAGATATTCCGTTAAAGTATATTGCTTCGTATATTGGTGTTACAGCACAAGCCTTAAGTCGTATCCGGAAGCGTATTTCTTAA
- a CDS encoding outer membrane beta-barrel protein, whose protein sequence is MKPQLLLVLLTIITTKSFSQIVFEKGYFIDSDNQRTECLIKNMDWKNNPTDFDYKLSAESEIKKGTIQSVIEFGIHNFSKYIKRTVKMDRSSKVINNLSPNRNPVFHEETLFLKALVEGEANLYQFEDGNLVRFFYSMDNGMTVEQLIFKNYRSTGDLIKENNRYRQQLLNNLTCKNISSKDIERLKYEKDDLVKIFVTYNQCNNVEQVNFEEKQKKDLFNLTPRIGIKSSSFSIENTSLSSRNVDFGSKIGFRIGLEAEIFLPFNKNKWAIIVEPTYQSFKSEETLENSNVEVDYSSIELPIGIRHYFFLNNSSKLFVNASYILDIPMNSTVNYDTGSELEIINSSSIGLGFGYTYNDTYSVELRYNTNRDLLKDYQYYNSDYNTISVIFGYTIF, encoded by the coding sequence ATGAAACCCCAACTGCTACTTGTTTTATTAACCATTATTACAACCAAAAGTTTTTCGCAAATCGTTTTCGAAAAAGGATATTTTATAGATTCAGACAATCAACGTACCGAATGTCTTATAAAAAATATGGATTGGAAGAACAATCCTACCGACTTTGACTATAAACTTTCGGCGGAGTCTGAAATAAAAAAAGGTACAATACAAAGTGTAATAGAATTTGGAATTCATAACTTTTCAAAATATATCAAGCGCACCGTTAAAATGGATCGTTCTAGTAAAGTAATTAATAACTTAAGCCCTAATAGAAATCCGGTATTTCATGAAGAAACCCTCTTTTTAAAGGCTTTAGTAGAAGGGGAGGCTAATTTATATCAGTTTGAAGATGGTAATTTAGTTCGATTCTTTTATAGCATGGACAATGGGATGACTGTGGAGCAATTAATCTTTAAAAATTATAGATCTACAGGCGATTTAATAAAAGAAAATAATAGGTATAGACAGCAATTATTGAATAATTTAACCTGTAAAAACATAAGCTCAAAAGATATTGAAAGGTTAAAATATGAAAAAGACGACTTGGTTAAAATTTTTGTGACCTATAATCAGTGTAATAATGTAGAACAAGTTAATTTCGAAGAAAAACAGAAAAAAGATCTTTTTAATCTAACACCTAGAATAGGAATTAAAAGTTCTTCTTTTTCTATAGAAAATACATCTTTAAGTTCTAGAAATGTAGATTTTGGAAGCAAAATAGGATTTAGGATTGGACTTGAAGCTGAAATATTTTTGCCTTTCAATAAAAACAAATGGGCTATAATTGTTGAACCTACGTATCAGTCTTTTAAATCTGAAGAAACCTTAGAAAATTCAAATGTTGAAGTCGATTATTCTTCCATAGAATTACCTATTGGAATTAGACATTATTTCTTTTTAAATAACAGTTCTAAATTATTTGTAAACGCCTCGTATATCTTAGATATCCCTATGAATTCTACTGTAAATTACGATACGGGTTCGGAATTAGAAATTATAAATTCATCTAGTATTGGTTTAGGATTTGGGTATACTTATAACGATACCTATAGTGTAGAATTACGGTATAATACCAATAGAGACTTGTTGAAAGATTATCAATATTATAATTCCGATTATAATACAATTTCTGTAATTTTTGGATATACCATTTTTTAG
- a CDS encoding acyl-CoA desaturase, whose protein sequence is MTIIIFMIILWYSGLFFQTFFLHRYAAHQTFNMSRFAEKVCFFLTWVCQGSNYLSAYGYGVMHRMHHAYADTENDPHSPKYDSNVFSMMWRTKNIYQDINKKRVAVDSKFTKNVPQWERFDAFASSRGSRLAWAALYTAIFFFFATAWWQWLFLPVAFFMAPIHGVIINWFAHIYGYVNFKVSDTSKNLLPFDFLMMGEGYHNNHHKYGGRANFGGVRWYELDITYGIMKVLDALGFIKLKKSALIPVKREV, encoded by the coding sequence ATGACTATTATTATATTCATGATTATTCTATGGTATTCGGGTTTGTTTTTCCAAACGTTTTTTCTACACAGGTATGCTGCGCATCAAACGTTTAACATGTCTAGATTCGCAGAAAAAGTTTGTTTTTTTCTTACCTGGGTATGTCAAGGTTCTAATTATTTAAGTGCTTACGGTTATGGCGTTATGCACAGAATGCATCATGCCTATGCAGATACAGAAAATGATCCGCATTCACCGAAATACGATAGTAATGTGTTTTCTATGATGTGGCGAACAAAAAACATTTATCAGGATATTAATAAGAAACGAGTAGCAGTAGATTCTAAGTTTACTAAAAATGTACCACAATGGGAGCGTTTTGATGCTTTTGCAAGTTCTCGGGGTTCCCGCTTAGCTTGGGCTGCTTTATATACAGCTATTTTCTTCTTTTTTGCAACCGCTTGGTGGCAATGGTTATTTTTACCAGTGGCGTTTTTTATGGCCCCTATACATGGCGTTATTATAAATTGGTTTGCGCATATTTATGGGTATGTTAACTTTAAAGTGAGCGATACTTCAAAGAACTTATTGCCATTCGATTTTTTAATGATGGGCGAGGGTTACCATAACAACCACCATAAATACGGGGGGCGTGCTAATTTTGGAGGGGTGCGTTGGTATGAGTTAGACATTACTTATGGTATCATGAAAGTGTTAGATGCTTTAGGTTTTATTAAACTAAAAAAGAGCGCTTTAATTCCTGTAAAACGAGAGGTGTAG